Proteins co-encoded in one Pan paniscus chromosome 23, NHGRI_mPanPan1-v2.0_pri, whole genome shotgun sequence genomic window:
- the PRR14L gene encoding protein PRR14L isoform X2 → MQSSKELSHVDLPEDFLRSKEGNVQITAETLLKSTEVQGMKVNGTKTDNNEGHKNGNVSKDLSAGCGKFPEVDKIMTSDEVSETSTLVTPEPLTFVDPVLTEATPKEKECEELKSCPWLSLPGNSAISNVDNGKEELCKPNLVCEADDNHQQLHGHRNEQPSSTHDSPTATSPLKENSEVSCFTSDLSGPESRTISLENCGFEGGGLLKRSAEKTDSSYFYRGDDQGKNLASREENEERLLIPRSERGGPFLFNAREPEKEFSGRCSGEKEPVVSPKENIHNNCIQDSLHTGSSSSLMPNSFTEATEVMLNKNDLKITVHVQGNLTNPEDHKETFTNMSHPGGHSEESSFSSLMQIEEAGQTTPVEPNILNKSFYTKDCNSLVSIQRNLESNTQLNEASCNDFLFERKSIVSLMPEDQISPISEVLKPKQGTALLLPSPEFDYRPESEKVIQTSHDDIPLLDEQSIACEMNELSCTNELVVNKVESECVLNQQVSLNSQEHANLPTDSLLHLNKEMPLATGRDAHQSHHPPLEGRADVIADIRTIPIQTKIKDISPPGNQTCGASSNCPTLNIKPVSLERKKEMADSGTKAVHSRLRSNKREAAGFPQVVSVIECHTVQSQDISSCHRVRKNVSQENMCSASAAFKSSKISLQVDNSLITKYENAFQHRDHCCQGTGHSVEKSSCKVSYTSQESELDGKETNGSLPGDKIRNKMVAGLLNSGISNKTIHTSSSIKLSEEGLEGKEQDVSKETVFCKYNISDHAIQELNQTVNIPGPEKVLDQSPTVMFSNFKNVKSVETLDQKADEVLDCQSNQNRPDECKSEGQSAKEMLSSDQRETVTEPHREVNHNQKDLLVSSGSNNSLPCGSPKKCNLKGAFVKMSGCDESTEGMVDIVYTDCSNKLTEGVLDVKASNLLDCGARQEKLAFQEDSRSTLSRRELDAAHTGTTGQDSDFPVTAAFTVDFLKIKKSCEENICRSLKDCEMEKCPDSCAHEMESVADHEPNKRILGRVNLSLNDSHYGQQHKGTSLRETQEMTEGSRLELNSEFGKESTFGISSKELMFCRDESSVSLRSLKSIEIMPSQENSETNVNSEETDLKNLCKPKDGEMLCENVKDCTVLPEMKEIVSRDRSNSSDRDSVCTCVEKNACKACHPHENSSDRHLPLTVKTDIKVKGEETEEHQRGRLGYLTVGEQSKELVTRETGDGDPVSNISQTHFKCRGILNHAEKQQSPEVLDYMLQKEEKYIRQQKAHTISQQCMSSSLLLDDAQNQNQPKADKDESTMINEITLAKLAKDSIVAQTQKLEDQKEESLHHPLRKDTESCTSPCLLGAPRKAQDPSSAGCDQIHGAFAKKGILPLKKQPHRTCKKVSYQEQIIVGRKIGKIRSSAFLKSSSNPIPTKAHRLLSLCTLSAPTRLEPETAPTKSLVSHIPKQMSTPCHPLRSLNFRKTTKESALLNKLSILASKLAPAMKTQKLRYRRCSSELLPMAKSYKRLRYKRLLDGFSSSTEQLNPYLAASGWDKRPNSKPMALYSLESIKMTFIDLSNKMPSLLFGSEIFPVSFHVKSSSSDCTTESSRTFPEHCAPARLALGEALQCPSQPPKWTFSFFLSHGCPGMATFREDTGVHSQTHTQAPPQPPAPLQDYGGTAIVQTRADCSVLGLHTLLALCSPGCYRIWTKKRSFSSHMPTMQRLFMTQFTQGLKGLRSPASIADKVFCSLPYSVGRVLSIWSQHGPSVCSFEISSLHSPHCKRQPSLGTTSSHTMLPYVPLPGMEATYNTSGSQTRLEPPFPALVPKSCLVAESAVSKLLLSASEFQVPGLDELDGVKAACPCPQSSPPEQKEAEPEKRPKKVSQIRIRKTIPRPDPNLTPMGLPRPKRLKKKEFSLEEIYTNKNYKSPPANRCLETIFEEPKERNGTLISISQQKRKRVLEFQDFTVPRKRRARGKVKVAGSFTRAQKAAVQSRELDALLIQKLMELETFFAKEEEQEQSSGC, encoded by the exons ATGCAGTCCAGCAAAGAACTTTCACATGTGGACCTCCCTGAAGATTTTCTAAGGAGCAAAG AAGGAAATGTACAGATTACAGCTGAAACTCTGCTAAAATCCACCGAAGTACAAGGTATGAAGGTCAATGGGACTAAGACGGATAATAATGAAGGACACAAAAATGGCAATGTGAGTAAAGATCTCTCAGCTGGATGCGGCAAATTCCCAGAAGTAGACAAAATCATGACCAGTGATGAGGTTTCAGAAACCAGCACATTAGTTACCCCAGAACCTTTAACCTTTGTGGACCCTGTATTAACAGAAGCAACtcctaaagaaaaagaatgtgaagAATTAAAAAGCTGTCCTTGGTTGTCATTACCAGGAAACAGTGCCATTTCTAATGTGGACAATGGGAAGGAAGAGTTGTGTAAACCAAACCTGGTCTGTGAAGCAGATGACAATCACCAACAGCTTCATGGCCACCGTAATGAACAACCCAGTTCTACACATGATAGTCCCACAGCCACAAGCCCTTTGAAAGAAAATTCTGAAGTTTCATGTTTCACATCAGACTTGTCTGGTCCAGAATCCAGAACAATATCCTTAGAAAACTGTGGTTTTGAAGGTGGTGGTTTGCTAAAGAGATCTGCTGAAAAGACAGACAGTTCTTATTTTTATAGGGGGGATGATCAAGGGAAGAACTTGGCTTctagagaagaaaatgaggaacGGCTTTTGATTCCTAGGAGTGAAAGAGGTggaccttttctttttaatgccaGGGAACCAGAAAAGGAGTTTAGTGGTCGTTGTTCTGGTGAAAAAGAGCCTGTTGTTTCTCCAAAGGAAAATATCCACAATAACTGCATTCAAGACAGTCTCCATACAGGGAGCTCTAGTTCTTTAATGCCCAATTCTTTTACTGAAGCCACAGAagtaatgttaaataaaaatgatttgaaaattaCTGTACACGTTCAAGGTAACTTGACAAACCCTGAGGACCATAAAGAAACTTTTACTAATATGAGCCATCCTGGTGGACACTCTGAAGAAAGCAGTTTTTCCTCCTTGATGCAGATTGAAGAGGCAGGACAGACAACCCCTGTAGAGcccaatatattaaataaatctttttacACTAAAGACTGTAACTCCTTAGTCAGCATCCAGAGAAATCTGGAAAGCAACACCCAGTTAAATGAAGCATCATGTAATGATTTTCTGTTTGAAAGAAAATCCATTGTGAGTTTAATGCCAGAGGATCAAATAAGTCCTATAAGTGAGGTATTAAAACCCAAGCAAGGTACTGCTCTGTTGCTACCATCCCCAGAATTTGATTACAGACCTGAGTCAGAAAAAGTTATACAGACCTCACATGATGATATTCCACTTTTAGATGAACAGAGCATagcctgtgagatgaatgaacttTCTTGTACCAATGAACTGGTTGTAAACAAAGTAGAAAGTGAATGTGTTTTAAATCAACAAGTGTCCCTTAATTCTCAAGAACATGCAAATTTGCCAACTGACTCTCTACTGCATTTAAACAAAGAGATGCCTTTAGCAACAGGCAGAGATGCCCATCAGAGCCATCACCCTCCATTAGAGGGTAGAGCAGATGTCATTGCTGATATACGAACCATTCCcattcagacaaaaataaaagacatctctCCACCAGGTAACCAAACCTGTGGTGCCTCTTCAAACTGTCCCACCTTAAACATCAAACCAGTAAgcctagagagaaaaaaagaaatggctgattcAGGAACAAAAGCTGTACATTCCAGGCTGCGCTCAAATAAGAGAGAAGCAGCTGGCTTTCCTCAAGTGGTCTCTGTCATAGAATGTCACACCGTTCAATCTCAGGATATCTCTAGCTGTCATCGTGTAAGAAAAAATGTATCCCAAGAAAACATGTGTTCTGCTTCTGCTGCTTTCAAGTCCAGCAAAATCAGCCTGCAAGTTGATAACTCTTTgataacaaaatatgaaaatgcatTTCAGCACCGTGATCACTGCTGCCAAGGAACAGGACACTCTGTGGAAAAAAGCAGCTGTAAAGTGAGTTACACATCACAGGAAAGCGAACTTGATGGGAAAGAAACGAATGGCAGCCTTCCAGGAGATAAGATCAGAAACAAAATGGTAGCAGGCTTGTTAAATAGTGGAATTTCAAACAAAACCATTCACACCTCCAGTAGCATCAAACTCAGTGAGGAAGGGCTGGAAGGAAAGGAGCAGGATGTATCCAAAGAAACTGTATTTTGTAAGTATAACATCTCTGATCATGCTATACAAGAACTAAACCAGACTGTAAACATTCCAGGTCCTGAAAAAGTGTTGGACCAGTCTCCTACTGTTATGttctccaattttaaaaatgtaaaatcagtTGAAACACTCGATCAGAAGGCAGATGAAGTCCTTGACTGtcagagtaaccaaaacagaccAGATGAATGCAAAAGTGAAGGTCAGTCAGCCAAGGAGATGCTAAGTAGTGACCAGAGAGAGACTGTCACCGAGCCTCACAGGGAGGTAAACCACAACCAAAAGGATCTGCTGGTCAGCTCAGGCAGTAATAACTCACTACCTTGTGGTAGTCCAAAGAAATGCAATTTGAAAGGAGCCTTTGTCAAGATGTCTGGTTGTGATGAGTCCACAGAAGGTATGGTAGACATCGTCTACACGGACTGTAGTAATAAGCTTACAGAAGGTGTGCTGGACGTGAAGGCATCTAATCTACTGGATTGTGGTGCAAGGCAAGAGAAACTGGCATTCCAAGAGGACTCCAGGAGTACCTTGTCTCGGAGAGAACTGGATGCTGCACATACAGGAACAACTGGTCAGGATTCAGATTTCCCAGTTACTGCTGCTTTTACAGTGgactttctcaaaataaaaaaatcatgtgAAGAAAACATATGCAGATCTTTAAAAGACTGTGAAATGGAAAAGTGTCCAGACTCTTGTGCCCATGAGATGGAGTCTGTTGCAGATCATGAACCAAATAAAAGAATATTGGGCAGAGTAAATTTGTCTTTAAATGATAGCCATTATGGACAGCAACATAAAGGAACATCTCTCAGAGAAACACAAGAAATGACTGAAGGATCAAGACTAGAACTAAACTCTGAGTTTGGCAAAGAAAGTACCTTTGGAATTTCCTCAAAAGAGTTGATGTTTTGCCGTGATGAAAGCTCTGTTTCCCTAAGAAGCCTGAAATCCATTGAAATAATGCCTTCTCAAGAAAATTCAGAAACTAATGTTAACAGTGAAGAAACTGACCTGAAAAATCTTTGTAAACCAAAAGATGGTGAAATGCTTTGTGAAAATGTAAAGGACTGCACAGTCCTTCCTGAGATGAAGGAAATAGTATCAAGAGATCGGAGTAATTCTAGTGACAGAGACAGTGTATGTACCTGTGTGGAAAAGAATGCTTGCAAAGCTTGTCACCCTCACGAGAATTCCTCTGACAGACATTTGCCTTTGACAGTGAAAACAGATATTAAAGTGAAAGGAGAAGAAACCGAAGAGCATCAGAGGGGACGACTGGGTTACTTAACTGTTGGGGAGCAATCTAAGGAGTTGGTTACCAGAGAAACTGGCGATGGCGATCCCGTGAGCAACATCTCTCAGACCCATTTTAAATGCCGGGGGATACTTAATCATGCTGAAAAACAGCAGAGCCCTGAGGTTTTGGACTACATGttgcagaaagaagagaaatatataCGTCAACAAAAAGCACATACGATATCGCAACAGTGCATGTCATCTAGTCTGTTGTTAGATGATGCACAAAATCAGAACCAACCGAAGGCTGACAAAGATGAGTCCACCATGATCAATGAAATCACCCTAGCAAAGCTGGCCAAGGACAGCATTGTGGCACAGACTCAGAAGTTAGAAGACCAGAAGGAGGAAAGCTTACATCATCCATTAAGGAAGGACACTGAGTCATGCACAAGTCCTTGCCTTCTTGGTGCCCCTCGGAAAGCACAAGACCCCTCCTCTGCTGGGTGTGATCAAATACATGGTGCCTTTGCGAAGAAAGGAATTCTTCCCTTAAAGAAGCAGCCCCATCGAACTTGTAAGAAAGTTTCCTATCAGGAGCAAATCATTGTTGGGAGAAAAATAGGTAAAATCAGAAGTTCTGCCTTTTTAAAGAGTTCCTCCAATCCCATCCCCACAAAAGCGCACAGACTTCTCAGTTTGTGTACTCTGTCTGCACCTACACGATTAGAACCTGAAACAGCACCTACCAAGAGCTTGGTTAGTCACATACCAAAGCAGATGTCTACACCGTGCCATCCCTTGAGGAGCCTGAATTTTAGGAAGACTACCAAAGAATCAGCCTTACTAAACAAGCTGTCCATCCTTGCCTCCAAACTGGCCCCAGCCATGAAGACTCAGAAACTAAGATACCGACGGTGTTCCTCTGAACTTCTTCCAATGGCTAAAAGCTACAAGCGCCTCAGATATAAAAGACTCCTGGATGGATTTTCATCCAGCACAGAGCAGCTGAATCCATATTTGGCAGCTAGTGGATGGGATAAGAGGCCTAACAGTAAGCCCATGGCACTTTATTCTCTCGAATCCATCAAGATGACCTTCATAGATTTGAGCAACAAGATGCCGTCCCTGCTGTTTGGTTCTGAAATCTTCCCAGTATCCTTTCATGTGAAATCATCCAGCTCAGATTGCACGACTGAGTCCTCAAGGACTTTTCCTGAGCACTGTGCTCCGGCAAGGCTTGCCTTAGGAGAGGCCCTCCAgtgcccatctcaacctcccaagtggaccttttctttcttcttgtccCACGGTTGCCCTGGGATGGCCACATTCAGGGAAGACACTGGCGTCCATAGTCAGACCCACACTCAggctcctccccagcctccagctCCTCTCCAAGACTATGGAGGCACTGCCATAGTCCAGACCAGAGCAGACTGCTCTGTCCTTGGCCTTCACACACTTCTAGCACTTTGTTCCCCAGGATGTTACCGAATCTGGACAAAAAAACGGAGCTTCTCCAGCCACATGCCTACCATGCAGAGGCTCTTCATGACCCAGTTTACACAGGGCCTGAAAGGGTTACGGTCTCCAGCCTCCATAGCAGACAAGGTCTTCTGTTCTCTGCCCTACTCGGTGGGCAGAGTCCTATCCATTTGGAGCCAGCATGGTCCTTCTGTCTGCTCCTTCGAAATCTCTTCTCTTCATTCCCCTCACTGCAAGCGGCAACCAAGTCTGGGCACCACAAGCAG CCACACCATGTTACCATATGTGCCTCTTCCAGGCATGGAAGCTACATATAACACCAGCGGCAGTCAGACAAG GCTGGAGCCTCCATTCCCTGCCTTGGTACCAAAGTCTTGCTTGGTAGCAGAATCAGCTGTCAGCAAGCTCCTGCTTTCAGCCTCTGAGTTCCAGGTTCCTGGATTGGATGAGCTGGATGGTGTGAAAGCAGCATGCCCCTGCCCACAGAGCAGCCCCCCAGAACAGAAAGAG GCTGAGCCAGAGAAGAGGCCAAAGAAAGTCTCACAGATTCGCATCCGGAAAACCATTCCTAGGCCAGATCCTAATCTTACCCCCATGGGCCTTCCTCGACCCAAAAG